TCAGACGGACATTTTTGTGGTCATTTTGCACTACAATGGTTTTAAGATTCTTTTCAAAAATTTAAAAACTAATAGGATTAAGAACTTTTAACATACAACTAGCTTTCGAAATTCTACTTTCTAGAACCTGAAACCTGAACCCACAAACTTGAAACATTTTTTTCAAACAATCCATCTTTCTTTTGACCTTCTACATTTGACTTTCGATAACTTAAAACCAGAAACTTTATTGTAAAACCATCCAAAATCAAGTTTTAACTTAGCTTGTTGACAAAAAAAATAATTTTCACTTAAAACTTAAAACTTAAAACTTAAAACTTAAAACTAAACTTGTCCTATAGTATAATACTGAAAACCAATCGTTTCCATTTTTTCTTTATCCAAAAGTCTGCGACCGTCGAAAATGAACGCTGGCTTGAGCATCTTGTCATAAATTTTTTCCCAATCGTAGGTTTTAAATTCATCCCACTCCGTTAAAATGGCAATCGCATGCGCATCCTTCACATCTTGTAAGGGTTCTTTGGCAACCGTAATTAAATGGCGATTTTCCTCTGGGGTACGTGTATTGAGGAAATCTAGATCTCTAAATACGGTCTGTTCTTTTACTTGTGGGTCGTAGATGCTTAGATGTGCACGTTCTTCTAATAAGGCGTCTGCCACATAAATGGCTGCCGATTCGCGCGTATCGTTGGTGTCTTTTTTAAAGGCCCAGCCGTAAAAAACTATTTTTTTATCGGTTACCGTATTGTATAAAGTACTGATGATATTTTCGGCAAATCGTCGTTTCTGATAATCATTCATCAAGATTACCTGTTCCCAATAATCGGCCACTTCAGGTAAGCCTAGGCTTTGCGAAATATAAACCAGGTTTAAAATATCTTTTTGAAAACATGAGCCCCCAAAACCCACGGAAGCATTTAAAAATTTAGAACCAATACGGCTATCAAAACCTACAGCTCGGGCTACTTCTTGAATATTGGCCTCTGTTTTTTCGCACAAAGCCGAGATAGCGTTGATTGATGATACCCGTTGTGCTAAAAACGCATTGGCAACAAGTTTGGAGAGCTCTGAAGACCATACA
The sequence above is drawn from the Cellulophaga sp. Hel_I_12 genome and encodes:
- a CDS encoding nucleotide sugar dehydrogenase; translation: MKKITKICCIGAGYVGGPTMSVIAKMCPHIKVTVVDINQARIDLWNDSNLEHLPIYEPGLKEIVAATRNKNLFFSTDVDAAIDEAELIFISVNTPTKTFGKGKGQAADLKYIELCARNIAKVASTDKIVVEKSTLPVRTAGAIKNILDNTGQGVRFEILSNPEFLAEGTAIQDLMHADRVLIGGDDTPSGQAAKDALSAIYENWIPKERILQTNVWSSELSKLVANAFLAQRVSSINAISALCEKTEANIQEVARAVGFDSRIGSKFLNASVGFGGSCFQKDILNLVYISQSLGLPEVADYWEQVILMNDYQKRRFAENIISTLYNTVTDKKIVFYGWAFKKDTNDTRESAAIYVADALLEERAHLSIYDPQVKEQTVFRDLDFLNTRTPEENRHLITVAKEPLQDVKDAHAIAILTEWDEFKTYDWEKIYDKMLKPAFIFDGRRLLDKEKMETIGFQYYTIGQV